The segment ttcttttattctcctcttATGTTAATCTTTTGAAATATTCATCTTCAAAATGTTTTATGATCAATAGCGTATACATGATCTTTTTATATcgtatataaaaattgattttgttacTCAGATCTATTTATCTATTCAAAATATTTCCTTGAATTGCTATTTTGTGACATCACTTGAGATAAGGTACATAAATTTATcacaatatataatatttatttgttttttttgaaattgattgaGTCAAGGTAAATCCACCATAGTTTGTGAAGAATCTTGTTTAAACATTTGTAATTAAAATTCtctttaattaatgaattagaaAGTTGAACTGACAAGCAAACTAAAAAGTTTAAGGACGAGAGAACTATAGggaataaaagttaattaatgtaAAAGAAGAATATATAAGACAAAAGTATATGTCAAATATTACTTACATATATAGATGAGATTCCAATCGTTACGAAGACAACTCTATATATGTCgtttgaatttaaaacttttaattaataatgaaagagatttttactattttatcacaatcaaaatttttttgaagtattTATTGCAACGATTAATATCACTTAAATGCCCCATATGTATATTACAATAGAAGAAGTTAGAGTacaactatttttatttatttttaaaatgattataaaCGATAGATGATAGTCTAATCTTTATTCGGTATTTAAGCAATATGTAAGATTAAAAAGGAAGGGCGAACATTAGCCTTGAGACTAACGTTATTTAGAAGCTACACTCTTTTGTCAATGTCCTTTTTATAGTTcgtgaaagaaaatgaaaatattttgatacattctaTTCTACCTATCTTTGAGCTaaatccataattttttttaatttcataaatttcatatcaattCAAAAATCGACGTATTTTCGTAAAGCATGCGTGTAAGGTTCGCGTACAAGCAGCGTAACTATATATTTACCTGAAAAACGAGTCCGCGTAAACAAAACAATAAacccaaaagtaaaattatgttttagtCCTTTTATCTTTTATGTTTGACAAATAACCTCTCTAATTTTTGTAGACTTATGTTATAACCCCTTCAACTTGTCAATTGAATTGGAACCATTGagattatatgaaaattaattattttaaacgtATTGATATCTAGAATCGGAGTCAAGGTTTAAAGTATCTAtggattattaaataaataatttatacatatataatgaattttaaaaataaatataaaatttgaactaaaacTATTGAATTTAATCAAACCAACCCTCTAAGATACACCATAGCTCCGCCCCTATGTATAGCCTCACTATTGCATTATATTAAAGATAAGCCTCCAATACTCCTTtttcataatgaaaaatatatattgtttaaaagaaatttttcaatttttttataaatgagttatattacaaaaaaatatctttagatTCACGAAGTACTAGTGATTAAGAgccaaaaaatcataaattagaCAAACATTGTATGTATAAACTAGATATATATCGTAGTTTTGAGCTCATAAAAAGGAttgatgaaattatttatataagaaaattcaTATACTACTATAATACTTTGGAAATATAGATGGACTTATacgtaataaaaaaatttatagggGGGTAAAgtgttataaattaaaattgataaaaaaataaacgtTAGTATTACTTCTCAATTCTTAGTCGGGTCACACCGACCCCGTCCTTTGACGGACTTGTTTATTCTCATTCTCTTACCAAAAATCctcattgatttttattttttcgattttCGATATATGTTTTGAAAtctcgattaatttaaatttgtatcatATAATACTTAGTTAAAGTAAGGTACTACTCCTAATAATTGGAAAAGATTTTATTCACATGATTCAAACGCGAAATATCTAGTATAGGACGAGACAAAAAtagacataaaaaaattcaagattcaaaatttatgaGTTTTTATAACGATCtcaaataaatatacaataataattgcatttaCAATCATATACTTATAGATATCTAGTGAATTTCTTACTTTCTCTATAACACAAAGAATAAAGTATCTTTATAttcgataaaaaaaatactaaattcaTGTGAACGTGCTTTGctctatggattgaagtggtttATTCGGACTCTCTTTatctaactcttttttttttttttgaaaatttcataaatgatGAGCCTTTTAATAATAATCTATCTTTATCATTATATGAACGAAATTTTATCCATTTCACTATCGTTATCGATttctattttaatcttttttttgaaggaaaaaaaaatcctatTCCAAACTCCCCGGTCTAAGCCCACCTTGTTggtcaccattttttgggttcaCTTTTACCAAGTCAAATCTTTCATATTATATGGTCAATATTTCAAggttcccccccccccccccaacccaaACAcgttctttgaatttttttttaattagtggACTAACTAATTTAAATAAACTTCAAAGTTTGAATTGAACCGCGTGATACATTCCATATTTAATCACCACTTatattattacatatatatatatatatatatatatatatatatatatataacacataaaaacCTTGAGTACTATCCCTAACAAaaccaaaaaccaaaaaaagaaaaaattaaacttctTTTCGAGGCCTTCGTTAGCTGATATTTGTTTAGTCATTCAGATAGTGATTCACGTAGAGATGATTGCAACATGGAGAAAAAAGAGAACAGAGAAAAGAGTAACAAAGAGAGGATTTATGAAGAAAACAAACATGGAGTTAGTGATACCAAGCCAATTTACATGTCCAATTTCATTAGATTTAATGAAAGATCCAGTGACTTTATCAACAGGGATTACGTATGATCGAGAAAACATCGAAAAATGGATAAATGAAGGTGGGAATCAAACATGTCCTATCACAAATCAAGAACTGAAGTCCTATGGAAATGGCATTGTTGATCCTGTTTTAATTCCAAATCACAATATTCGAAAAATGATTCAACAATGGTGTGTCGAAAATAAGGAACATGGGATTGATAGGATTCCAACTCCAAGAATCCCGATTTCATCATCTGATGTCTCTGAATTACTCGCGAAAATAACAAACTCGAGCAAGTTAGAGATGGAGAAATCAAGTTCATGTGAAGAATTAGTCACTAGTGTGAAGAATTTAGCTAGTGAAAGTGATCGAAACAAATGTTGTTTCGTCACTAATGGCATAGGAAAGGTGTTATCATCAGCATTTCTTGAACTATCAAAGGGAAAAAACGCGAAAAATGCTTCAACAGAGGAAGTGATCTTGTCAACTCTGACACTTTTTTTGCCTTTGGATGTTAAGTCCAAGACAATTCTTGGGTCGATATCATCGTTACGTAGCATTGCATGGTTCTTGAAGAATGGGAGTTTATCAAGTAGGAGGAATGCAGTTGTTGTCCTTAgagaaattatgaaattggaAGAACAAGAAAAGGTTGAAATCTTGTTGAATATTGAAGGTGCATTAGAAGGGCTTGTGAAGTTGGTAAAAGAGCCAATTTGTCCTAATACTACAAAAGCTTCTTTATTAACAATTTATTATATGGTtaataattcatcatcacaaTCATCAAGATCAAGATTTGTAGATGTGGGGTTAGTTGAAATGTTGATAGAAATACTTGTGAATTGTGACAAAAGCATATGTGAAAAGGCATTAGGTGTTTTGGATGGTATTTTGAGGTATGAAGAAGGGGTGAAAAGGGCTTCTAGTTATGCACTTAGTGTGCCTGTTTTGGTGAAGAAATTGTTGAGAGTTTCAGATTTGGCTACTGAATTTTCAGTTTCAATTTTATGGAAGATACTATGCAAGAATGAAAATAATGGAGATTGTGGTATTCTTGTTGAAGCACTTCAAGTTGGTGCATTTCAAAAGCTTTTGGTGATACTGCAAGTTGGTTGTAGTGAAACAACAAAAGAGAAAGCTAGTGAGttgttgaagttgttgaatgtgcataggGATAGAGCAGAGTGTGTTGATTCATTGGACTTCAAGAGTCTCAAAAGGACATTTTGAAACGATGTCTTTGAGTTTAGTATCTAGTATCTAGTATAATTTTTCGATGAATGGAATTCACATGAACCCCTTTCCGCCCCTCGCTTGTTATGACCAGTACTATACatgattcatttttcattgtatACAAGTAAATCCAAGAATAATAAGGAACAATATATAGTTCATAGTACACTTTTTTACAATCATtctatatacatacatatgttGATCATAGATTAAGATGCAATATCAATTCATGTATTAATATATGTATGGAGGGGTCTTCACCTCCAAGTGTTGTGTATGATTGCCATAGAATTGATGTGATGGTTTGTACTTTTGTAACTATTATgagtataaaaaaataagtcttATATTTGGGGTAGAATTCTAGAAATATCAAGAAAGTTCGGTCAAAATCTCACAAAATTGTAGTATTTAAAGTTAcgtaaaattctaaaaaattaatcaaaatggtAGAAATTGCACCTCCATATGTGGCCTCATGGTAAActctattttatttaacatttttttgcTAAACCTAACAATCAGAATTAgttaatttttgaagaagatcaaaagtactaattttgacaaatttaaagGATCAAACTGCtctgaaataaattaaaagggtgATTTTGAACCAAATCTCAAAGATAAGGAACCACTTTGACATTCTTCTTCAAATTGTGTCTTCTTTCCTTTCAAATAGATTActgatttttaaaatgtataacATTATCtcattatgttaatattttaggGCGAAATACATAGATAAACATCGaattatatcttaattttcACGTCTAATACTTAAACTTACCGATTGATCATTTAAACAATTCAATTTGACACGTGTCTCATGCATACCCGATCTACTATACCTCACATGTGAACTCCAATCGCAAGTAACATGTCAAATAAACGAATTAGCAATGACACatacattcttttttttaaaaaaataaaaatttgacaattttttaaattaaaatttagtttaGTTTCCAAGTATAGTACAAAATACATGCCATTATGAGTTTGATAAAGATTAGGGacttcacataaaaaaaataatacattaaatGAGGTAatcctcaaaaagaaaaaaaaaagaattggagTATTATAAAGATGACTTTGAAAGAAAAGTCTTTGAGTCAATTTTCTCTACCTACAATAGCCTAAAATGAATTGAACTAGCAAAACTTTAGTCTAAAGTAATTAAGGTTTGATCAagaattaataaatttcaaCATGAATTCTCTGTTCCCCTAGAGGGACCAAATCaacgaaattaaaaaaataaatggtgGTGGCATACCCTAGTTGATATATTTGGGTAACTGATAATTCAACTTATCTTTTTCTTGtccaagaagaaaatattttatccatcttattttatttgatattatttgactgagcataaaatttaagaaaaaaatatacttataggatttattgatacaaagaaaaatattttctagaaaaatttataaataaacttcttacttatttgattttgttaattataCGTCTAAGTCTTCGTCCATAGTTAGTTAGAGGTAGAACTAATATAGTGCATGTAAGTGTCTTGCAAATAGAAGTTTCAAATCCCAAGTTATAGGAATAACCATTGAAACAAGGAAAAAGACAAGCCAATAGTTGTAAATCGActcattaaatataaaataagaaatttatgattttttgtgtGTAATGACACAAAGTTGGATGACCTGTGAAATTTACTCTACATTAGTCATATTCATATTCCTATATCAAAGGACAAAACAagagtacttttttttttttggttatcatTGTAAAAAACTATAGCAATTTCATAGTGGTTTAGACGGTACAATGAAAatgaacataatataatataataataataattatattataatataatggaTGGGTTGTCACTTATCATATGGTTACAAAGTTCATGGAGAATGTCAATCTTTTCAACTATCTTGTAAACGTCGAAATTTAAATGTCATATGCTTCATATTTAAACAAGAAAACTAAAGTATATGCCAcaactcatttcattattcCTTAGGTTTGGTGTAGTCGCGGTTATCAATTGAACACTCTTCATCGaaaaattataatgatatataGAGAATTATATTGTGTATATAAGTCAAACATACACttctcatatatatatgtattaagcCTTGAGCATTATTAGCGAAATTCTTGGTTTCGTCAAATGATTGTATAAAAGGAGTCAAATGACACCTCTGTGTCAATAAATTATAAAGCAGACAATGTTTTTGACTATATGTTGATCCCTTAACTtctttaaatatgatttttctcaGTTAAAACTCTAGCTCTGTCACCACTCACGAGGCTTGGTCATTGAATTCTATAACCTCAAACATAAGTACTCCTTTCTATTCAAATCATGCAGAATAGAATCAAGAAAGTATTCACTTCCCTTAGGGAACACACATGTGTTAGCTATGCAAAATTTGCAACCATTGGAGGCTTTTGTGACCTTGATCACATTGTTGTCAAAGCCACTTCCCCTGATGACACACCATTGCCTGATCGATATGTACTCGAAATCCTCCAAATATTTTCCATTTGTCCGTCTTCTTTTGGTCCATTCGCGTTGTCTTTTAGTCAACGTTTTGCCAACACAAGATGCTGGAGAGTCGCGTTGAAATGCCTCCACCTCCTCCATCGGCTCCTTAAGGCATTGCCTCATACTAGCCCTCTTCGCGAAGAACTCATGTTGGCAAGATCAAATGGTTTGATGTGTCTCTACCCTTGTAACTTCAAGGATAGGTCTTCCTCTGCCTCTCTAGATTACACCTATTTCATTTGGTCATATGCACGTTTGCTCGATGAATCCCTCGATTGTTGTGCCACTCAAGGAAAAGAAATCGACGATTACCACTCAACTAGTCATGAAATCTTTATTGACAAGATGGATGAAGTAAGGCTAATGTTAGAATTCTTGCCTCAATTACAAAGCCTAATAGACAGAGTCATAGACTGCAGGCCAACAGGGCAAGCAACACGTAACGCTATAGTTCAATCAGTCATGAAACATGTAATTCGCGATAGCTTCACGTGTTACACTACTTTCAGGAAAGAGCTTGTTGAGATACTAGATCATCTCATACAATTACCATACATAAATTGTTCTGCAGCATTTGAGATTTACAAGAAAGCAGCAAGTCAAGCAAATGAACTTAGTGAATTTTATGATTGGTGCAAGTCTTTAGGACTTTGTGGCATATATGAGTGTCCATTCATTGACAAAATCCCACAAATCCAAATCACAGCTCTTGAGAGCTTCCTCAATGGAATGTGGCAGCAATCGGCAGATGATCCGTCCTCTTCAACATCCGTTTCCTCTCTATCATCCAACGAAGATGGCAACGATTGTAAACAGAAACAGGCTATGATGTTGCTTGGACCCTCTATAAATGTTGTTGCATCCGTGTCAAATAATCCAAAAATGCATGATAGCAATATTGATGATagtgaagagtccgagcaataTAAGAAACAGAAGAGACAATCAAGATTTGATAGTGAAATGCAGCCTTTGATACAACTTGAAGATGACAATCAAGATTGGGAGACTCTTTTAGATGCTTCTGTTTCATTTCAAAGCACAGCTTCAAGAAACAATTTTTACCTACAAAACAATGAATGGGAAATACAAGTGTATCAGCCAAATAGTGGGATATATCCAACTAACTCCATCTATCACAGAAGTTTATTTCTTAGATGATCGTTCAATTAATAATACATCCTATGTTTCAATTTCTTaatcttacttttctttttagtctgtttcatAAAGAATGCACTAACTTTCCACACAACATGTTTAagattattttgatacattctATGTATCTTTAGTTGAACACTAACCGTGCCCTTTACGCTCAGTCATTTTGAAGAGCTTGCCCCACCTCCCCCGTCTTCTTGGGGCATAGAAAGATACGAATCACCTACTCTTTAAAGGATTGGTGTGTCACTAGATTGTTGTGAAAATGAAAGCGACTTGTCCtcactaataaaaaataacaatccCGCTCCTTCCGGTACCTATTCTTCCGAATCTCTTTAGTGTACCTCAATACAAgacaaatacaaattttttctattttcataaattttgtgtcaagttaaaattaaacaaaaaaattaaaaaatacaggatttttaattttgttggacggtataaattttttgtgtcaaataataaatacttaaaagaataaataaaaaaacttaaattcatATCCCATCTTCTACTTTATCAAAGTTTATATTCCCCTTTTACAAATTATAGAACTAATTCTCTATAAAAGCAAAGCTAATTTGGAACTAACACTGATTAAACGTTGCTTCACTACTATACCTTCAGCTCAACGGAGAAACTATCGACGGCGAAGAGCGCCGGCGTGCCGTTATTGATTTACTGCTCAGTTGTACCTACCGCCGTTAAGCCTATCCGTTACTCCACCGGATTTCTTCTTTCTCCGGTAATATCTCTAGTTTGATTTAAATtgatattctatttttttatttatgatgaaTATATACATGTAATTGAGGTATGTATAGTTGTTAATATCTTCTGTGAACGTGAAACTATTCCCAATTTATGCGGAAAAAGTATGAGAGAGAGGTGATTAGACACGGCGTGGTGCAATTTCAGTTTCCATGACCTTAAATTGGAGGTTACGGAGGATACAGATTAGGATAGAGGATTACAAGTTAGTTGAGTGTGGTTTCGTATTTATTTACATACTGTGGTAGTATTACTATTGTAGTTTATAGTCCTTTGATTTGATTTCTGTTAGTATATGTTGTTTTTTTGAGTTACGATTATGCACTttacttatttctttttctggaTGGCTTTGAATTGATTTGCGTTGGGCTAACGTCTATTGGAAAAAACCTCTACGTCCCAAAGTATGGTTTGGCGTGCGtacattttatcatatattagtGAGGCTGAGAAACGAATGTGAAGTAATGGTTGGAAAAAATAGTTTGAATATAGAAAAAGAGAACATACTTGAAAGTTATAAAGTTATCGTCGACCatcatatgtatatgtatgaatatatatttttatattaatgtgGTTTCAGCAATTTATCAAACTATGATGGTTAGATGTAAAAAATCAATTAGATTTTAAATGTAGCATAATGAATATATCTTAATGTTTGGAACTACATTTGCTGCCATTGTCTTTTGTTCGTAGCTGAAGACTATTTTGATATCGAGAAGTCGTAgatcttttgaaataaattgtaGGCCTCAACCATCATGGTGCTTTCTCTCGTTCTATCCATGATGTGCTATTTGTACCCTCTCTCGGATGTCATCTTTTCTATTATTGATTAATCTTGTATGTCACACATCTATTTAAGTATCAAGGTTTCTgtgaatattatattttgaatgtATTAGTGTTTAAGGCTTATAGTTTACTTCTGAATAATATTGTGGTTTCTCAATTATCTTATGGAACTTGTTTTTCACTTTAATAGGTGTCTTCCTATTTTGCAGCACTATTACTAGTACTCCTCCATTTCGGCCatcctaatttaattttatatgctAAATCTGCATCTATCGTGCCATTTTCTTGCAATATCTAGTGCATTATATTCAAATGCttttgtaaatattaaaaaagaaataaatatatcacATGCTTTTTTGGGAAGGTTCATGAGATTTATACGATTACACTTGGACATCAAAAAGCTATTTTAAACAAAGTGCATTCCTTCATGCTTAGATGTTTCTataggatttttattttttgggttcTGACTCTATGCTGCTCGGACTCTTAAAATATATCGAGGGTTGCGTGTTGGATTCTTCAAAATTAGTGCATTTTGAAGAATCTGATACCGGTGTAAcaatatttttggagaatctgaAAAACATAGTTGGACCTCGTATCTATATGGTTCTAGTGTATTTGGTCTATGTATGTGAGTTAATGTTAGCCTTCTCTTAAAGAATGTCGTATGAGTCTGCAATTCTGCATATGTAGGTG is part of the Solanum lycopersicum chromosome 1, SLM_r2.1 genome and harbors:
- the CMPG1 gene encoding Avr9/Cf-9 rapidly elicited protein, coding for MIATWRKKRTEKRVTKRGFMKKTNMELVIPSQFTCPISLDLMKDPVTLSTGITYDRENIEKWINEGGNQTCPITNQELKSYGNGIVDPVLIPNHNIRKMIQQWCVENKEHGIDRIPTPRIPISSSDVSELLAKITNSSKLEMEKSSSCEELVTSVKNLASESDRNKCCFVTNGIGKVLSSAFLELSKGKNAKNASTEEVILSTLTLFLPLDVKSKTILGSISSLRSIAWFLKNGSLSSRRNAVVVLREIMKLEEQEKVEILLNIEGALEGLVKLVKEPICPNTTKASLLTIYYMVNNSSSQSSRSRFVDVGLVEMLIEILVNCDKSICEKALGVLDGILRYEEGVKRASSYALSVPVLVKKLLRVSDLATEFSVSILWKILCKNENNGDCGILVEALQVGAFQKLLVILQVGCSETTKEKASELLKLLNVHRDRAECVDSLDFKSLKRTF
- the LOC101246559 gene encoding putative clathrin assembly protein At1g03050, whose protein sequence is MQNRIKKVFTSLREHTCVSYAKFATIGGFCDLDHIVVKATSPDDTPLPDRYVLEILQIFSICPSSFGPFALSFSQRFANTRCWRVALKCLHLLHRLLKALPHTSPLREELMLARSNGLMCLYPCNFKDRSSSASLDYTYFIWSYARLLDESLDCCATQGKEIDDYHSTSHEIFIDKMDEVRLMLEFLPQLQSLIDRVIDCRPTGQATRNAIVQSVMKHVIRDSFTCYTTFRKELVEILDHLIQLPYINCSAAFEIYKKAASQANELSEFYDWCKSLGLCGIYECPFIDKIPQIQITALESFLNGMWQQSADDPSSSTSVSSLSSNEDGNDCKQKQAMMLLGPSINVVASVSNNPKMHDSNIDDSEESEQYKKQKRQSRFDSEMQPLIQLEDDNQDWETLLDASVSFQSTASRNNFYLQNNEWEIQVYQPNSGIYPTNSIYHRSLFLR